A genomic region of Caldalkalibacillus uzonensis contains the following coding sequences:
- a CDS encoding NCS2 family permease: MERYFEFEKHNTSYRQEFIAGLTTFLAMAYILFVNAFILADAGMDPGAVFVATALASALGCLIMGLWAKYPIALAPGMGLNAFFAYTVVLGMGIPWQAALAGVMVSGLIFFILTLTKVRETIINAIPLQLKLAAGAGIGFFIAFIGMQNAGIIVADEVTLVQLGELMTPSTLLAIFGLVITALFMIRGFKGGIFYGMILTALAGMVVGIVSMPSAIVSSIPSLAPTFGAAIAYPLSHPEQFFTAQMLVVIFTFLFVDFFDTAGTLMAVANQAGFLKNNKLPRASRALSSDSVATVVGAVLGTSTTTSYIESSAGVAAGGRTGFTSVVVAGLFLVALFFSPLLEIFLENPGLTSPALIIVGVLMAGALGSIEWNKLEFALPAFVTIIAMPLTYSIATGIALGFIMYPLTKIFKGEYKDVHPIMYVMFFIFLAYFIWLVE; encoded by the coding sequence ATGGAACGGTACTTTGAATTTGAGAAACATAACACCTCGTACCGGCAAGAATTTATTGCGGGCCTAACCACCTTTTTGGCCATGGCTTATATCTTGTTTGTCAATGCCTTTATTTTAGCTGATGCCGGAATGGATCCGGGTGCTGTTTTTGTGGCCACGGCACTGGCTTCTGCTCTCGGCTGTTTAATCATGGGTTTATGGGCTAAATACCCGATTGCGTTGGCGCCTGGAATGGGACTTAATGCTTTTTTCGCCTATACGGTGGTGCTGGGTATGGGCATTCCCTGGCAGGCAGCCTTAGCTGGTGTGATGGTATCTGGTCTTATTTTCTTTATTTTGACCCTGACCAAGGTGCGCGAAACGATTATTAATGCCATTCCTCTGCAGCTCAAATTGGCTGCTGGAGCCGGTATTGGTTTCTTTATTGCCTTTATTGGGATGCAAAATGCTGGCATTATCGTCGCTGATGAGGTGACACTCGTACAATTGGGTGAATTAATGACACCGTCCACCCTGCTGGCCATCTTCGGCTTGGTGATTACGGCATTATTTATGATTCGCGGTTTTAAAGGCGGCATTTTCTATGGGATGATCCTGACTGCATTAGCTGGTATGGTGGTAGGCATTGTCTCCATGCCATCGGCCATTGTGTCCAGCATACCCAGCCTTGCCCCCACATTTGGGGCTGCCATCGCTTACCCTTTGAGTCATCCGGAACAATTTTTTACGGCCCAAATGCTGGTTGTTATCTTTACCTTCTTGTTTGTGGACTTTTTTGATACAGCCGGAACATTGATGGCTGTTGCCAATCAAGCCGGGTTTCTGAAAAACAATAAGCTGCCCCGGGCATCCAGAGCGCTCTCATCTGATTCTGTTGCTACTGTGGTAGGTGCTGTTTTGGGAACTTCCACGACCACATCTTATATTGAGTCTTCAGCCGGTGTCGCTGCTGGAGGACGGACAGGCTTTACATCGGTCGTTGTGGCAGGGCTGTTTTTAGTTGCTCTCTTTTTCTCTCCCTTACTGGAAATCTTTTTGGAAAATCCGGGGTTAACATCACCTGCTTTAATTATCGTGGGTGTGCTAATGGCAGGAGCTTTGGGGTCGATTGAATGGAACAAACTTGAGTTTGCTTTACCGGCTTTTGTCACGATTATCGCCATGCCCTTGACATATAGTATTGCCACGGGGATCGCCTTAGGCTTTATCATGTATCCCTTAACTAAGATTTTTAAAGGGGAATATAAAGACGTACACCCCATTATGTACGTCATGTTCTTCATCTTCCTGGCTTACTTTATTTGGTTGGTCGAATAG